TTCCTGGAGTTGTGCATCAGGTATTTCATTGGGGTAAAATTTATGCACACCACCATGATCTCCATATATGACAACCACGGTATCATCCAGAATTCCATTCTTGTCCAGGTTTGCTAGGAACACACCTATGTGCTTATCTGTATAATGCAGGCTCTGGAGATAGCCCCCCAATTTTGTATTGTTTATCTTTTCATCTATCGTCAGCTCCCTGTATTTTCCAGGTAAATCATATGGTGTATGTGTAGTCTGGGTTACCAAAAACAGATAGAATGGCTGCTTTTGCTTTAAAACAACAGGCCCGATCTGTCTTAGAAAGGAACCGTCGCTTAGCCCAAGACCGATTTTCTCATCCAAGTAGAAATAAGAAGAATCCATGCACTGATCAAACCCGAAAGAAGTTAAGGCATTCATCCAGTTCCAGTAGGAGCCCCTGTCCGGTTCTATTGCCAGCGTTGAATACCCTCTCGCTTCCAATAGACTGGGAAGAGAATTGTATGTATTATTTGGATACCTGAAAAATGTAGTCCCTCTCCTGATAGGATAGACTGAAGTATTTCCCAGAAGCATGGCATCCGAGCTTGTACCTCCTAGTGTCTGTTCATAAAAATTGGGAAAGTATATGCTGTTTCCAAGCAGTTTGTTTAAAGCTGGTGTTATTTCCTGCCCGTTGATCTTTTGGTTTACAACACAATTTTCAAGTGACTCCGTTTCAATAAATATAAGATTTTTACCTTCAAATATCCCCTTATACTTGTTATCCGGAAGGACTTCTTGTTTATCACGAAACCATTTTTCTATGCTTTCCACTTCGGCTGTACTTAACTTTACCGGCTGGCAATCACGCCAGTAAACATATATATCGAAAATATGATATCCGATAGGGGATAAGTTCAACATTGTCGTTCTGGGCGTCCAGCATACGGTAAAAAGAAATTTCCCTTTGTATTTTCTTTTAATATCGACATTGTAGTGACTATATGAAATGAATGCTGTTGATAAAACAAACAGTAGAACAAAAGCCAGTATACTCCTTCTTGAATTGTCCGCCAGATTTATTTTCTTTCTTATTATCTTAGCAAATAAAGGGATCAGTAGAATATCTGCAACAAATATAGCATCTGCAAAACGTACCATAGATAA
The DNA window shown above is from Clostridia bacterium and carries:
- a CDS encoding LTA synthase family protein, translating into MAALQLDIKGLLKKNTISFVGDYFWHYTLISIFVKSVFFIGIIYSESREKIDLIRAVRLIWSFPIYLSFITAILSFAFLFRSRLKMIFSMAVNILVTFIILVDIWNYRAFEAFISIHSKDNLVNIGNLGDSILSMVRFADAIFVADILLIPLFAKIIRKKINLADNSRRSILAFVLLFVLSTAFISYSHYNVDIKRKYKGKFLFTVCWTPRTTMLNLSPIGYHIFDIYVYWRDCQPVKLSTAEVESIEKWFRDKQEVLPDNKYKGIFEGKNLIFIETESLENCVVNQKINGQEITPALNKLLGNSIYFPNFYEQTLGGTSSDAMLLGNTSVYPIRRGTTFFRYPNNTYNSLPSLLEARGYSTLAIEPDRGSYWNWMNALTSFGFDQCMDSSYFYLDEKIGLGLSDGSFLRQIGPVVLKQKQPFYLFLVTQTTHTPYDLPGKYRELTIDEKINNTKLGGYLQSLHYTDKHIGVFLANLDKNGILDDTVVVIYGDHGGVHKFYPNEIPDAQLQEKWWLENNYKVPFVIYSKGMKGEIVKTIGSQIDILPTVAYLMGVDEKEYIYTALGRNLLKTNKSFAVLSNKNYIGKAGSESEKNEAVRGVDISDIIIKSNYFKVYRK